The DNA window GGAACTTTAtatatgaataattttttttttaaatataggTGGGGTATATAGAGAGTAGAAACTTTTTATACAATATGGTACAACTAAAGCATCTTACAAGTCAAATGTAGATGAATTTAtaggatccggctcctctcctgaGCGGTGATTGCGTAGCTCAACCTATAGCTACTTGGAAGATCAACACATGTCCAAGTGGTAATCTGACAATTGCACATGTACCAATCAAAACAGAGATACCATGTTGAAAGCCATTGGGTTACCACTTGAACACATGTTGATCGCCCATATAACTATAAGAAAAACTTGGACAATCACTACTCAAAAGAGAATCCCAATCTAAATTAAATGGAATGGTGCAAAATTGAAAAACCATCACCAACATTAAATTGTATGTTGCAACTTGCACAATTGAAAAACTGACTCCATGTTAAATCGTTCCGACTGAGAGACTCGGACAGGTCATCCAAACCCTTTTActattgggtttgggtttgggtttgggtttggggtgtTGACACTTTATAAATAACCAATTACTGGTTCAGTAGAAATTGGTTCTTGTGCTTTTGTTTGCCTTCCCTTTGTCTGTGTTGTGTAAGCTTTACTCAAGATAGCAAACCGTCTTTGTTACTAACTGTAAGCAGCTGAGAAGAGATGGCAGTGAGGAGAAggcaaggagaaagagaaagagaaagaggggcAGAAGCAGAAGAGAGTGATCTGTTGAAGCTGAAGCTGTACACGGATCCATGGGTTGTCAAGAAGAAGCTGAGGGAGAGTGATCTCAGTAATCATCTGAGCAGAGTTATATTGCCAAGAGATCAGGTAGAGAAGCATGTGATGCCATTCCTTAATTCTAAGGAACGCCATGATGTGGTCGAGAGCGGTAGAGGACTTTGGGTCTCGGTGAAGGATTGGGATACAGACACCTACCATTTGTTGAACTTCATGATGTGGAAGAGTAACCGTTCTTACAAGCTTGGGCATAGATGGATTCCAGAGTTCGTGGATAGAAGAAGACTTGGGAAGGACGATGTGATCGGGATGTTTTGGGACGGTTCCACTCGGTGTTTCTATTTCAGTGTCCTTGAGagatctcctcctcctcctccggaTGCTGCTGATGAGCAATTCATCATGGCAACAACCCCTCCTCCTCCTGATCCTTATCTCTGCAAATTCGCAAGTGAAAACCTCCATCTCAGCCAGCCTATGCCTGAACCATGATTCATCCatctcaaatatttttttgtatgAAAGTTTGTATGTTATTGAGTGCAATTACCTAGTACAGTTGATGAGCTTTGGTTTGTAAAAAGCTCATGCTTATCAGGAGGTATATGAATTCGAGTGTCCTggttgttacctacttccctctttatctataaaaaaaatataataataataaataaaaacgaCTCATTAAGGGTAAATTAGTAGTGTAGAGCAACATTGGTTTTGAATATCTTCTCCAAATGTCCAGCTATTCTCCTGGGTTTCTCCTTATTTGTGCCATTTTAAGAAATGTTCTAGCTAGGCATCTCATGTTTGTTCACTTTTAGTTACTATAAGTGGTTTTGGCCTTTTTCCCAGCGTCGGTCCATGTGGGCTTGGATTGGGATAGATCTGACTTTTTACCCTtggtttaaaaacaaaaaaacaaaaaaccttgGTTTTGCCTTTCCCGGGATTATTTACAGGAAACCTGACTCAATGGGGATAAGGACTGATGAGGGTACTTCTTCCTAACCACGGCACGGGTAAGGATTGGTCCtgggccgtgctgccacctcggccctccatcaggccgtgctaccacctcggccctccatcaggccatgctgccacctcggccctccattaggtcgtgctgccaccttggccctccatcaggccgtgcttccatctcggccctccatcaggccgtgctaccacctcggccctcaatcaagccgtgctgtcacctcggccctccatcaggccgtgcttccacctcggccctccattaggccgtgctgtcaccttggCCCGACGTTaacaacaaggtttccagaGACGtgctttcgtccacccctacattcaaggaacgtaatccctatttaGAAGGAcatgactctatccactacacgtcaccatagacgtctatccctcacacggttggcctttccgagacaagaggggaatattcccctagaATATACCCCCAAGACTtgaaatattcctagaatcacagagccactcccctcaaggattTCATGCTTAAATAGGACTCTttacaatcgtctcccactctccctccatcagcaacctaaaaataccaaggtaagcctccatcatgggggatcgatcactcacttctctGATTggaaaaagctctcttgagcatctgttgtggaaagatctgacttaggcatcagagagtctcccgtcgggtcagcccggctctcccctgtcatctttcctatgcaggtcggccaaagtaccaagaactgcagggaagatcatctgGTCAATTCTTACCGtatcagattggcaccgtctgtgGGAAACAATTACAAAAAGTCatcttggaccaatgcaattaaggagtgagaaggtcattTCTTCAACGACAACGCGAGCAAGATCCACTCGCGAGTTACCACTTAGACGTCCCCCTTCACCACCAATGGTAGAGTAGGAAAATGTCCTAGCAGAGACCCCTTCACGAGGACCCCAGCAAACTGGCCTGATGCGaaagttgcccagggagagggaAATCAGCGCGAgcaaaaccctcagctatctcgccatTTCCCATCATCCCGGATAACTCACccgaacatggaagagcagatgcagagcttgCAGCTGCAGGTGTTAGCTAAAAACACACTGGTGCAGGACTTCATACGCCAGTTCGGCTCAACACTTCCAGTGCCACGTACCAGTTCAGCTCAGCCACCTAGGCCTGTTCTAGGCAGACAACTAAACAATGAATCTCCTAACcacagtgtcacccctcaatcaacagcaaggagggggtcggccagaacGTCATGTACTGTTCACTCGGTACCACCCCACTCTCCTACTGAGGGGCGTAGGCAAGGTCCCGTGCCAGCCCAGAATAGGAGAGCTCGTCATTCCACTCGTCACCGgagcccagagacacatgatgtcTGTAGATCCCCACCTCGGGTAGGAAGACGCCAGCTGtcacctcaaagactcactagaggtgTGCGTTTGCATAGAGAAGAACAAGAGAATTCTCAGAGGACAGCTCAGCGAGATCAACCCCAAGGGGGTCAGAACTCGCCCACCAGGCCGACCAGAGGCATACCACGGCAACGCCAAGGTCAACCCGATGCTCACCAAGGccaaggaagaagccccagaagtgGTAAGAGGGCAGGCCGATATCCGGATCACCGAGCCGAGGgagaagggatgacctggagAGCCGTATCCAGCGACTCACTAAGCGAGTAGAAAAAATGCAGAGGCAAGGGCACCCGATCGACATAACTATAACtctggcccataatgcactatccgacgaaCTGATAGACGTCGAGCTGCCCCCAAATTTCGTGTTACCCGTCTTTAATGGATATGatggcaccacagatccctatgatcatctacTCTACTATAGCTTGACCATGGCGGTTTATGGGAGGTCAGACACCATTCTCTGTCGGTCTTTCGCAACCTCGTTAAAAGGAGCAGCACTGGTATGGATGTTGAACTTGCGGCCACGATCGATCCGCaactatgaagagctgacaagagcgttcctcacacgtttccaagcgaGTATGAAGTAGAAGTAAACTACGCAaaatgtgatgaacatgaggcagggagcgagagagactataagagagttccttgcccgattcactaAGGCAaaactggaggtaaaaaacctaccgaaaggagtggcgtatagcatgttgtgcaacggggtaatgcaccctgatctggtccagtctctggccctCGACTTACTAGAAACAATACCCGAACTATTGAGAcggtgcaatcaatacgccaacatggaggaagttctgGCCGCCCGAGGAATAGCTGACAGGTGTGATCAggcggagaaggagaagaaaaggactctgagacCTAGGGACGACTCTCGTGAGCCAAAGAAAAACATAACAGATCGGCCTCTTGACACAGCTGAAcctgagcgatatgaacttgatcgttcccgagcaaacctgctcttagagatccaagatcAGAAGTACTTTCGCTAATCCAGGCCAATGAcagctaaaccagaggagaggaaccccatcCGATATtgccgataccaccgagaccatggacatgacactgaagactgtaagtctctaaaaagggaaattgatgagctcatcaaggctggatactTCAACCAATATTTAAAgtagaaatatggtgggaactggcctgagtcgaggagagatgatgccaGGCTGAGTCGAGATAGGGCCGAGCCGTCCAAGGACCCAGCCACAGACCGAGCTGACACTTACGACAACCAACCCATGGGTCTAgccatcctaacaatcatgggcggacccacggcagaatcagtcagaaaagccaaGCACATGCACGGTTCGTATACATCACAgaacaacctgtcaaagccctcaaaatGGATCCACCCATTACGTTCTCTGtcagagatctggaagagttgaactggcctcacaacgacgctgtcatggttcaattagtggtggccaaccaccccttccacagggtcctagtggacacgggagcctccgttgacctcatgtcatTCGAAGCCTTCATAAAATTGGGGCTTGGCACCGGGGCCTTAAAACCAgccccaggacccttgtacggatttttAGGCATGCCAGCATAGCTAGAGGGAGTTGTTGACTTGCCTGTAACCATCGGACCGGGAGCTCAAACAGCCACTACCATGGTCTCTTTTATGGTAGCCAACATCGCCTCACCCTATAATGCAATCCTgggccgacctggtctcaatggtcttgggacgattgtgtccactaagcacatgaagGTCAAATTCCCCGCCAGCAATGGAGTTagagaatgcaagtccagccagaaggaatcccgggaatgctatgccaacttcataaaatttGTCAAGAAACCGTGCTTgggcctagcatgtatggtagaaattattgattttcgagatgaaagcctcctgacccAAGCGAGCCAGTTGAACAGCTACTTACtatcccaatcactgaggctGAACCATCAAGAAGTTCAGCTCGGAGCACTGCTGAGCTCCCAACGCCGTaaagaaattttgaacttcCTCGACGAAAACTCTGATATTTTCTCTTGGAAACCTTCTAATATGCCAAGCATCTCCAGGGCTGTGGTTGAGCACAGTCTGGACGTTAACCCTAACTTCAAGCCTGTCCAACAGAAGGTCAGGAACTTCGTGACTGAGTGGAACACcatcatcaatgaggaggttgacaaactcctagcagcagggtttgtgagggaagtaaagtagccgacctggttagccaatgtggtcatggtcCCGAAGTCTAACAGGAAGTGGAGGATATGCATAGACTACActgacctgaacaaggcctgtcCCAAAGGCTGCTAACCTTTGCCCAAGATTGACTCCCTCATTGACTCGACTGCAGGCCAcgagatgctgaccttcatggacGCATATTTCGGCTACAACCAGATAAAAatgaaggtggaagatgaggagaaaactgccttcctcaccactcagggcaactaCTGTTACACtgcaatgccttttggcctaaagaatgctggggccacttaccagaggatggtgaatacgATGTTCCGAAGCCAGATCggaaaaaatatgaaagtttACGTTGATGATATGCTGGTCAAGAGTGCAAAAGGCATTGATCATGTGCTAGATCTGAAGGAAGCTTTCGATGTCCTGCGGCTGAACCAGATGAGACTAAATCCAACCAAGTGTGTATTTGGAGTAACCTCTGGAAAAATTCCTGGTCTTTCTAGTGTCGCAAAGGGGAATAGAGGCAAACCTCTCAAAAATTAAGGCCATTCATGAGATGCGTCCACCAAGAAACATTCACAAAGTGTAGAAACTGACAGGGTGCCTGGCCGCACTTAACAGGTTCTTGTCCCGAGCTGGGGATAGGTGCCTTCCATTAttcaagctactaaaaggaggaaaaggtcaACAGTAATTTCGCTGGACAGAGGAATGCGAAGTAGCTTTCGATGAAATCAAGGCTTGCCTAACCCGGCCCCCTCTGCTGAGCTGGCCAGAGCCCGGAGAGGAGCTACAGCTTTACCTCGCTACCTCTGCGGTAGCCGTTAGTGCAGTCCTCGTAAGAGAAGAGCCAAAGACCCAGAGGcccatctactatgtgagtcatgtgctcATGGAAGTGGAGACAAGGTACCAGAAGATTGAGAAGTTTGCACTGGCGCTGGTCGTGACAGCtaggaagttgaggccctacttccaagcacacGCCATTGCTGTACTAACTGATTAACCATTGAGAAAGTCACTTCAAAGCCCTAGTGTAGCGGGAcgtatggtaagttgggttgTCGAGTTAAATGAGCACAACATTGAATTCTGACCAAGAAGTGCAATCAAGGGCCAGGCACTGGCTGACTTCTTAGCTGAATGTACACAAACCGAAGAAGCGACAGAGCCTGAGGCGGAGCTGAACAAAAAGTGGgagctctttgttgatggatccagcaccacAGCGAGGAGCGTCGCAGGACTTGTGCTGAAAAGCCCTGAGGAATTTACGATACATTACACCCTTAGATTTACATTCCCCGCAACAAATAATGAAGCAGAGTATGAAGCCCTGATTGTGGGAATCAAACTGGCAAAGGCGGTAATAACAGACGACTTGGTCGCACATAGTGACTCCCAACTAATcgtgaaccaagtcaatggccaatacgaggccaaagaagagagaatgaccAAGTATTTAAAAGAAGTACGTCGCATGGTAACCAGCTTTAGCACATTCACAATGGTACAGATCCCACGATAGGAAAATACAAtggcagatgccctctccaaactagctatAGCCGAACTCGAGGACTGTGCAAGCTCGGTATATTTTGAAGTTCTAGACCAACCTACCTATAAGTAAGAATTGTTGTGCAGCAATACGCAAAGAGCCGAGCCGagctggatggatcccatcgTGGACTATTTGCGTGACGGACATCTCCCAGGAGATCAAATAGAAGCAAGGGCAGTCAAAAGAAGAGCAGCCAAATACACCCTCCAGGGTGGAGTACCTTACAAAAGGGCAATATCCTGGCCCCTGCTGAAGTGCCTACCCCTGAACCAAGCTAAAGAGATGCTTCGCGAAGCCCACGAAGGAATTTATGGGGGATACATCGGGGGTAGggcactggcctacaaggtgctacgccaaggattctactggccaaaCATGCAAAGAGATGCAATGAAGTTCATCCGACAGTGCTTTAAGTGTCAGGTACACGCCCCAATACCACACATCCTGGCTACAGAACTTAGTTCAGTGATCTGCTCGATCCCGCTCgcaatgtggggaatggatattctaggacagttcaagaaaggaaaagggggaGTTCAATTCTTGATTGTCGCTATTGgttacttcaccaaatgggtggaGGCATGTCCCCTAGCCAGAATCATTGAGCAGGCAGTAGAGAAATTCATTAGAGACGATGTCATATTCCGCTATGGTGTCCCAAAGGCGTTGGTCACGGATAATGGTCGACAATTCGACAATCAGAAATTCAGGATCTTCGGCAGtaactttaatattgatttcTAAAACACTGCTGTAGCACACCCGCAATCAAACGGTCAGGCAGAAAAATccaaccacatacttctagatggaataaagaagaggctggactgggagaagaagaactgggcAGATCAGATactcagtgtactttgggcGTATCGTACTTCAGCTCGGACCCCCATAGGAGAGACACCGTTCCGGTTGGCATACGGGACTGAAGTATTAACCCCTGTGGAGGTAATCCAAGCCTCATTCCGATCAGTAGTGTTCGAAGCCTCACAGAACGAAGCCGGGCTCCAAGCAAACGTCGACTTCACAGacgaagtttgggaagaatcaCTTGTAcgaaatgaaacctacaagcagAAAGTTCGCCAGTATCACAACTGAAGGGTCAAACCACGGGGATTCGTAGTTGAGAACTTGGTCCTCAGGAAAATAACAGCGGCggacccaagaagtgaaggcaagctCAACGTGAACTAGGAAAgcccttacatagtctccaaagtggtgtGCCCCGGTACataccacttgcagactcaggggctacagctataccaagggcatggaacgttgaaaatctcaaaaattttTACCAGTAGatagttttatcagtagattgcattgaaatcccatcgattgggagttagtcttgtagattttatactttcagcaccttagcttccacATCTcattattcaatttttatcacggaatggattagattctatttcgaagcaatatatttgtcccaagtgcataccacacatcaatatactatgaagcttctctcaaATATCTAACTCTTCAAAGACCTTAACgtctaaggcacaaagaccgagctcaagctcagcACGCagctaagaccgagctccagctcggcaccacaagaccagaccctagtttgacgactcaaagaccttaacaactaaggcacaaagactgggctccagctcggcagcaaCTAAGACCGGGCTCCATCTCGGCAGCAACTAAGACCGAGCttcagctcggcaccacaagaccagaccctagtttggtaactcaaagaccttaacgtctaaggcacaaagactgAGCTCAACCTCGACACGTAACTAAGACcaagctctagctcggcaccacaagaccagaccctagtttggcgacttAAAGGCCTTAACAACTAAGGTACAAAGAccgggctctagctcggcagcaactaagattgagctctagctcggcagcaactaagatcgagctccagctcggcaccacaagaccagaccctagtttggcaactcaaagaccttaacatctaaggcataaagaccgagctcaagcacgacaacatctaagaccgagctccagctcggcatcacaagacCTGACCCTAGTTttgcgactcaaagaccttaacaactaaggcacaaagaccgggctccAGCTCAGCAgcaactaagaccgagctccagctcggcaccacaagaccagaccctagtttggcaattcaaagaccttaaccactaaggcacaaagaccaggCTCCCGCTCGGCTgcaactaagaccgagctctagctcagcaccacaagaccagaccctagtttggtaacTTAAAGACCTTAACTAAGGCACAGAATGGGCTCCCCCTCGGCCGCAACTAAGACCTAGCTTCaactcggcaccacaagaccagaccctagtttggtaactcaaagaccttaacatccaaggcaaagaccgagctccatcTCTGCACCACCAGCGATACCTTACCCTAGTTTTCGTAACTCAAGACCTTACCCTAAGGCATGGAGAACTAGCTTTGGTTCGGCACCTTTAATCCCAAATCAGGGCTAATACTTGTACGGTGGTCCAGGTCCAGACATGATGCTTCGCCATACAAAGACACACAGGACCGAATCAAGTTCAATTTAAAAATGGAATTACCTTATAGAAACTCAAGAAACAcaatgaggaaacaaaaaattttccattaatggagggaagaaaccctcaaaagttacatcaactcccaaatgggatttttacaaaAGAGAAGCAAGACGATTACATCTCTcccacaaaaaaagaagaagaaagaaacaagacaaaaaGGAGAAGCACAACATCAATACTGTAGAGGCTAGGGGGCTGGATCAGGAAGGAGCTAGTTGCATCACTTGGTAGCTGTAGGGTTGGCTTGGGTCACCTCCTCACCGACCTCAACCTGACCAAAGAGCTATACAGAGGGAGCTGGGGCAGGAGCACGCTGCTCATACTCAGAGAAATCGTAATTAGGCGTCTTGCCAAGGATGAACTGAATGGCGTTTTCTAAGCCAAACTGAAATTAGGCGACATTGACATCAACTAGCAATTTCTGACCAACTTCAgagttcagccacctctcagCGGTGACCTCATCGATCGAAGCCAGCTCTGATTGATGTTTTTTCTCCAGCTCAGAAATCTGAGCTGAGTGttcaacttctttctttttgttggcCTTCTGAGCTTCGGCCAACTCGCTCTAGAGTGTGTCTTTCTCTTTGACAAGGCAGCTGTTGATCCTGAGTTGCTTAGCCACCTCACGCTCCAGCTCGCCAGCCCTCTCCTCATTGTCTTTCACCCTCTGCTCCTCAGATCGGGCCTTCCTCTTCTCATTCTCCAACTGGCCTGTGGCCATATGAAGATCCCCCCGCAGGCGATTCACCTCATCATCCAACTTCTCGCGGGCAATGGCCATGTTCTTGAATCGACTAGCGGCCTCCACCGCATAAGCAAAAGCCTGCATTTATCCAACAGAGCCATGAATGATAGGaactcaaataaatacaaagggTAAGAGGCGGGAAATACTTACGTCCCCCATCCAGGCGTAGACCTGCTCCGTGAAGTCAATGTCCGACAGCTTCCCCAAGGAGGACATCTTTCTTAGGACGGCTATGGCGGCACCAAGTTCGAGCTGCCAAAGGATCCAGAATGGTGTCATTCTC is part of the Macadamia integrifolia cultivar HAES 741 chromosome 9, SCU_Mint_v3, whole genome shotgun sequence genome and encodes:
- the LOC122089604 gene encoding B3 domain-containing protein At2g33720-like → MAVRRRQGERERERGAEAEESDLLKLKLYTDPWVVKKKLRESDLSNHLSRVILPRDQVEKHVMPFLNSKERHDVVESGRGLWVSVKDWDTDTYHLLNFMMWKSNRSYKLGHRWIPEFVDRRRLGKDDVIGMFWDGSTRCFYFSVLERSPPPPPDAADEQFIMATTPPPPDPYLCKFASENLHLSQPMPEP